GCCAGCACGTCGATTCTCTTCTCGACGCCGTTTTCTCCAACTGCCTGGGCACCCAGGAGCGTGCCGTCTGCCTTTGAGAAGTGCACGACCATGTGGATCTGCGTCGCACCGGGGAAATATGCTGCGTGGTCGTTGGGGTGAGTGTAAACCGTGTGGTAGTCGATTCCCGAAGCGTCGAGGGCGCGACGGTTCGCTCCGGTCATGGCTGCAGTAAATTTGCCGACCCGAACAACTGCAGTGCCCAGCGGCACAGCAAACTGCCGCGCTTGCACTTCAGTCGTGCCTGCGCCCCGCGCAATGTCATCAGCGATGAGGCGACCGGCCCTGTTGGCAGGTCCGGCCAAAGGTACCGGGCGCAGTGCACCCGTGAGCGGATCCGGCGAAGCAACGGCGTCGCCTCCTGCCCAAATGCCTGGGAGGTTAGTCCGACCGTGACGGTCAACCACCAGTGCACCGCGTTCAGTTTTCAGGCCCGCGGCCTCGAACACCGTGGTAGCCGGGCGAACACCAATGGAGAGAACAACCAGGTCTGCTGGCAGGCGGCGCCCATCCGCTAGGACAACGTCCACGGCATCTCCGGATGGTTCGATACTTGCTGCTGCCACGCCGGTCACTGTCTCAATGCCCAGGCGGTGTAGTTCTGAGGTCACCCGTGCCGCAACTTCCGGTTCAGTCGGCGGAAGTACGTGAGGCGCCAACTCAACGATCGTGGTTTTCACGCCTTGATGAGCCAAGGCCTCGGCAGCTTCCAACCCGATGAACCCAGCACCCAGAACAACTGCCTGCCTAACGCTGCCCTCTAGGACACGCTTGCGCATCTCTAGGGCATCGGGAACAGTACGCATGTGCCAAACCTGTTCCGAGTCAAACCCGGGTAGGTCGGGACGCAGCGCAACCGCACCCGGAGCAAGGATCAGGTTGTCATAATGCAGGACGTCCTCGCCGTCCCCGCTGCGAACCATGACGGTCTTTGCCTCAGCATCCACGCCGACCACTTCGTGACCGGTGCGTACGTCCAGATTGAGAGCGGCCCGCAGCTTCTCGGGGGTCTGCACCAGCAGTGCGGCGCCATCCTCTATCTCTCCACCGACGTAATATGGCAAACCACAGTTCGCGTAAGAAACGTAGGGGCCCTTCTCAAGGACAATGATCTCTGCGGTTTCATCGAGGCGGCGCAGGCGCGCAGCCGCACTCATCCCTGTTGCTACTCCCCCAACGACAACTGTGCGCATGCGGGTGGTCCTCCTATTGTTTGATTTCAACGACTATTTATTTGATTTCAACGACGTTTACTATACCCCATGGGGTATCAAGAGCGGGGTGTGTGGATTGTCTCCACACACCCCATTTAACTCCTGCTAACCACCTGCGCTAGTCGTGCGAATGGCCTTTCAGGACCATACGCATGATAGTTAGATCAAACCCAACAAACTTCACAAACTGCGGGATCAAGGACTTCCTTGCCCGCAAGGTTGCGTCGGTTGGCAGGGGTGCAGCTGCAAGGTCTGCAACTGGTCCCCCAACATACTTGTCAGTAGTAGTCGATTCCGACATTGCTTCCGCCTTCTCACTTGTCATCTCAGTCACTCCGGAATCAAGAACCAGAAGGGGTTAGCCTTCGCCTTGTAGATGAATAGGTAGTGCAACATCAGCTTCACCCAGTGCCCGGACAATCCAATGTCTCCGCGAGTGTCTTTGATGTCGCGACCCGTCGGGTACTTCACGTAGTCAGGTACGACCGGCATCATTGTCATCGCAGCAGCAGAACCCTGCGTCATTCCCGTACCTGCGGACGCAACACACGCAGCCCCCATGTTTGCCATGGAAGCAGATACTGCAGTCGCATTGGGGTCCTTGATTCGTTTAGCGATGGTCTGAGCCACAGCCTTGCCCATGACGCCCGAAGGCATTCCCGTCCTCGGCGGAGCAGGTGCGATCATGGTCCCGTTTGGAGTAGTCCGAGGGCGCGAGATCTGGTGGGGTGGAGCAAACGCAATACCGACTGCAAACACGTTGGGGAACAACGGGGCTTCATAGGTCTTGGGCCAGTCCGCGGCTCGCCACTCCTCGTAAGGCTTCGGCGTGTAGTCGGCGTCAACCTTCATAAACCCGGACGGGGCGAACATCTTTTCAGAGATATCCGTACCGTCAGCATCGAAAGCCTTGAGTGGGACCCCACCGAACGGGGGAAGCAGCATCGCGAAATCGAACGATAGCTTGTGCTTCTCACCATCGAGCGTCTCATACGTAATGACGCCATCGGCGATCTGCTCGACCGCAGTTCCAAGGATGGCCTCGACGTTGCGCTCCCTGAACAGCGACCCAGTCCACAGTTCAGAAGAGGTCTCAAAACCTCGGTCGACGAAGGTCATGCCATCGACGCCAAAGTCGCCGAGTTCCGCCTCATTTGTGAGGAAGACGAGCCGAACCATGTCGCGAACTCCGGCTTTACGAAGTCGATCGTCGACGTTGAAAACATACTCGAAGGCAGCGCCCTCACAGGTGCATGTGCCATGACCCGTGCCGACCACTGCAACCTGCTTCTGACCCGCTCTGGCACGCTCAATCAGCGCGTCCAACTCCCTTGCCGCATGTACAGCGTGGTCGGCGGTGCACACCGAAACAGTCTCACCCTGATCCGGACCCAGCCCCGGCGTCGCTTCAAAGCGCAGCTTGGGGCCTGTTGCGTTGATCAGATAGTCGTAAGGGATGCGCGCCCTGCGTCCTTCTTGCTCGGGCAGCGTGCTCTCAACCTCAACGAATCCACTATCGACGCCATCACCACCGTTCGGCCAAATCTGGGTGGCCTTCGCTTGCACCAGGTTGATGCCCTTTTTCTTGTATATCGGGGCAAGTGGAAACAAGACCTTCTGCTGAGGCATTGTTCCAACACCAACCCAGATGTTTGATGGAATCCAGTTCCAGTCCCGATTTGGCGTAACAACCGTCACGCTGTGTTCTTTGCCAAGCATGCGACGCAAATGCAAGGCTGCTGTGTGCCCTGAAACGCCGGCGCCCAACACCACTATGTTGGCCATGCGCATTCTCTCCCTTGATGATGTACGCGTGAACGAGGACGTCGCTCATTCGATGACGTCCTCGTCTCAAGCATACGCCCCCCGGGGTATTTTGGAGCGGGATTACGACTTAGGGAACAATATGATCGGCAGCCCGGAACAGTCCATACCATTCCTTGCGCGTTAACTCCACGGTCCCATCAGCTACGGCGCGAAGACGATCCGGCGTGGTGGTACCAAGCACCACCTGCATCTTTGCGGGATGGCGGGTAATCCACGACGCAACGATGGCCTCCTCGGCAACCCCATAACTCTTTGCTAGACGCGCAATCACCTTGTTGAGGGGCGCAAACTGGGGGTTACCCAGGAAGGTGCCATCAAAGAAGCGTGCTTGGAATGGCGACCAGGCCTGGACCGTGATCTGGTTTGCGCGACAGTAGTCCAGCACCCCACCCCCATCAATGACAACAGATTGGGATTCCCTGGCCATGTTTGAAGCAATCCCTTGAGTAACGATTGGACAGTTTGTCAGAGAAAGCTGCAACTGGTTGATTGCCAAAGGTTGCTTGACCGCCGTCTTCAAGACATCAATCTGGCGCGGAGTGTGATTGGAAACCCCAAAATGGCGGACTTTCCCAGAGCGATGCAAGTCGTCAAAGGCCCGCGCAACCTCTTCAGGTTCGACGAGGGCGTCTGGGCGGTGCAACAGAAGGAAGTCAATGTAGTCGGTTCCCAGCGCCTCAAGAGACCCGTCAACCTGCTTCATAATGTGGTCATAGGACAGGTCGTAGTAGCCCTCTCCGCGAATGATTCCGCACTTGGTCTGCAGAATAATCTCATCACGTTCAAGGCTCGATAGTTGAAGGGCATCAGCAAACTTACGTTCACACTGGTGCCAGTCATTGCCGTAGATGTCCGCGTGGTCAAAGTAGTTGACTCCACCGGCGCGTGCCGCATCATAGAGGGCCCGAATCGCCTCGTTGCTCTTATCTGCAATTCGCATCTGACCCGAAACGACCCTGGGCGCAACAACATCTGTCTGGGGCAGGATGTAAGTCTTCATTGAACTTCCCTTTCGTTCGGTACGACGCGCGCCCACCTGGGTAAACTTGCGCCATGACTAAATCATACGAAGCTACCCCTCCCAACATCCAGAGAGTTAACGAGTTTTGGGCAGGTGCGGCAGATGAAATAGAGGTTCACTCGGACAGCGCCCTCTTTGGAGAACAGACTGAAGCGGGCCTGATGCCTCCAGCGTTCCAGTTTTCCGATGATAAAGCGGAGGCCACGCGCGTCGCTCAAGAGGTCCTCGCTGGCAAGAAGACCACCTTTACGACGCCACTGAACGACTTCACCGATCAGGGTGCGCCGCTGCCCGCCCCCGGTGACATGTCAATCATCTGCGATGGAAACGGCGAACCTGTAGCCCTGGTCTCAGATACGGATGTCAAGACCGAATGGGCCGAAGATGACCCCTCAAACAAAGTGGTCATTGAAACCTTCGAGGTCATCTACTCCTAAACCCCGGCCCTCACTGCCGAATATGGCCATCTCCCACCACAATCCATTTCGTGGTGGTGAGTTCGGCCAGACCCATCGGCCCGCGGGCATGCAGCTTTTGGGTAGAGATGCCGATTTCTGCCCCAAGTCCAAACTCTCCCCCGTCCGTGAATCTGGTTGAGGCATTCACATTCACAACGGCGGAATCGACCTCGGCCGTAAAGCGTTCGCTAGACAGAAGCGACGTCGTGCAGATGGCGTCGGTATGTCCCGACGACCACAGGCGAATGTGTTCGAGGGCGGAATCCAGGTCCGGCACCACCCGTACCGCGACATCCATCGATAGATACTCGGTTGCCCAATCCTCGTCCGTTGCCGTCAGGACATCAACACCGCTGGGAGCGAGAGCCTGCGTGTGCGCGTCGCCGTGAATCGTCACGCCCCCCTCCGCGAGCGCGACAAGTAGCCGCGGAAGGAAACTCGGCGCCACGACCTCGTTCACTAAAATCGTCTCAGTCGCATTGCACACCGAAATCCGGTGCGTCTTTGAGTTGATTGCGATCGCTAGGGCTTGGTCTTCATCTACTTGCGCGTCAACGTAGACGTGGCAGTTTCCCACCCCGGTTTCAATCACCGGCACTGATGCTTCACGCACCACTGTCTGAATCAGGTTCGCGCCACCGCGAGGCACTAGGACATCAACCAAACCGCGCGCTCTCATCAGGGCGACCGCACCGGCGCGCCCATACCTGTCGATAGACTGCACCAAGTCCGCTGGTAGCCCCTGTTGCACGAGGGCGGCAGCGATTACGTCGACGAGGGCGGTGTTGCTCTCCAATGCTGCACTGCCGCCGCGGAGGATGACCGCGTTCCCACTCTTCAGGGCGATACCCGCAGCATCCACTGTCACGTTGGGACGGGCTTCGTAGATCATTCCAACGACACCCATCGGCACCCGCAGCTGGCGCAGGCGGATCCCATTCGGCAAAGTTGAGCCGCGGACGACCTCGCCCACGGGATCGGGCAGAGTCGCGAGGTCGCGCAGAGCGCCCGCAATTCCGCGCAGACGGCCCTCATCCAGCGCGAGTCGATCCAGCAGGCCCTCATCCAAGCCCGCTTCCCTCTCTCGGTCAACATCTGCCTGGTTTGCCGTGAGGATCCTCTGCTGATTCACGAGCAGCGCATCCGCGACGGCCTCAAGGGCACGGTTCTTTGTGTCGGTTGATGCAGTCGCTAGAGAGCGGGCAGCAACCTTTGCTCGCCGGGCAATGTCCACGACTCCGGCTTCTGCGGATGACGACTCGTGGGCAGTAGAGAAGGTCTCACTCGTGGGGAAAGTCATACCGACAACCTAGACCGGCGGGCCCTCGTCTGCCAAGGGCGCCACTTTGTGGACGACGAGCCGGACGGGGTGACGCGCCTAACGCACCCGCCGGTGACGCGCCATTACCACCAGCTCATCGCGGTGAACCACCTCGTGCGCGTACCTCTCCCCCAGCGTCTCCTCGACACCCGCCATGGACAAGCCCGCAATCTGGGGAATCCGCGGTGAAGAGAAGCCAGCCAGGCCCCGTGCGACAATTGCGCCATCCGGGGCCACAATTTCCACCGCGTCACCCGCGATGAACTCCCCCTCTGATCCGACCACACCCGCAGGAAGCAACGAGGCATTGCGATCGGCCACCGCCCGGGCGGCGCCCTCGTCCACCAGAATCTGTCCCCGAATATCCGCCGCATAGGCAAGCCAGAGCTGGCGAGCCGGAAGCCGACTGGCCGTCGCCTCAAACCAAGTACCCACCTCTTCCCCCGCCAGCGCCGCACCCGCATTCTGGGCCGAGGTCAGCAACACCGGGACACCCGACGACATCGACATGGCCGCTGCCTGAATCTTCGTGATCATCCCGCCTGTGCCAAAAGCGGTTCCCCGCGTGCCAACATCGAGCCTCTCCGCCTCGGAGAAACTCCGGATGGATCGGACCCGCGCAGCGTCGGGCAGCCGAGGATTCTTGTCATAAAGCGCATCCACATCCGTGAGAAGAACGAGGGCGTCTGCGTGCACCAAGTGAGCCGTCAGCGCGGCAAGTTTGTCATTGTCCCCAAAGCGGATCTCATCAGTTGCGACCGTGTCATTCTCATTGACAATAGGAATCACCCCCAGAGACAAGAGTGTGTCGAGGGCGCGGCGCGCATTCTTATAGTTGGTGCGCCGCAAGACGTCCTCGGCCGTGAGGAGGACCTGGCCAACAATGTAGCCAAGTTCAGCGAACTGCCTGGTGTATTCGGCAATCAACAGACCCTGCCCAACGCTTGCAGCCGCTTGAGCACCGGACAACGTGCGCGGCTTGCACTTCAATCCCAGGGGACCCATAGCGGCCGCCTGGGCACCCGATGAAACCAGCACAACTTCCTGGCCTCGACCTCGGGCGGCGGCAATCGTCTTAGTCAGGCGGCCCACGGCGCCAAGATCAAGGTGACCGTCAGGGCGCGTCAGAGAGGATGAGCCAACCTTGATAACTAGTCGCTGCGCTCCGGGGATATCCGAGCGCGACAGGGTAGCCGCGCGGGGCGTTCCACCATTTTCTGCTGCTTCCATCTTGTGTCTCTGCCTCCTGCACCCCTAGATGGTGGGCTTGCCCCAAAGGATGACCCCGTCCTGGTCGCGAATCACGACACTTCCAGCGCCTTCTAGGCTGATAGCGGTTTCGATGTGTCGCCTTCCGTCCTCGGATATGGTCCGGTAGACGTATCGTGTGTGCTCAACAAGCACGGGCTCAGTGGTGGCGCGGACCAGCCACGGGTTGCGACGCCTCAGCGCAATCAACGCTTTGTGCGACTCAAGTGTTGCTTTGCCGAAGCCAAGTAGGCCATCTGGCGTCTCGGGCATCCTCGGGCGGATTGCGTCATCCCCCGCAACATTCTCTTCCTTGATACCAGTGAAGCCCTGCTCATCCCCGTAGTAAACCGATGGTATCCCCCCAACGGTCATGAGGATCGCGAACGCAATCACGGCCCCATTCGCGCCAAGAGTGGAAGCAATTCTGGTCACGTCATGGTTGCCAACGAATGTGTTGGGAACAAAGTGCTCCAAGAAGTCGTTGTGTCTCTTCAAACCCCAGTCGAGCTCGAAGAAGTTCTCATCCAGGATGCTGGACCAGATCGCCTTCCACAGTTCGTACTGCGTAACAGAATCAACTGTCGACTCTTCAACAAACTCGACATAGTCGCCGTGGATGACTTCACCCAGGAACCAGGCGTCCGGGTATGCCTCACGCGCCGCCGGGAGGATCTTCGCCCAAAACCACGGGGCCACCGAGTAAGCAGCGTCCAGCCGCCACCCGTCGATGCCCTTACCCAACCAGTGGTTAATCACCTCAGACACGTAGGTTTGCGCCGCCGGGCTCGCATGGTTGAGACGCACCAGTGAACCGTGGCCTTCAAAAACGCGCGGTTGCGGACCACCGCTTGCATCCCAGTCAATGTCGAAGAGGTCGGCGTCGGGCGAGTCGGGCCCTTCAGCCAGTGCAGCGAGAACCTGGGGATTCTGGGACCCCACATGGCTGAACACCCCATCGAGAAGAACCCGCAGCCCACGCTTCTTGCATTCCGCAAGAAGTAGGTCGAAGTCCTCTTCAGTTCCCAGTCGAGGATCGATTGTGAACTGATCAAGGGTGTCGTAACCATGAGAGGAAGAAAGGAAGAGAGGACCGAACAGGATGCCTGAAACACCCAACTGTGTGGCGTAATCAAGCCAGTCGATTACTTGGAGCAGACGGTGGCTCTCGCCCTCGTCGCCACCCTGATCGCGAATTGGGGCGCCGACGAATCCCAGGGGATAAAGATGCCACCAGATTGTGTTGTCAACCCAGTTCACATTAGCCTCGCTTCTCACGACTCCGCTTTGACATTTGTACCGAGCTTAGCCCTGACCTAGGCGATGAATACCGATCCGGCGAAGCCTGCAAAAAGAACCAGGTGTGCCACCCCTAATGGCACGGTCGTCCGCCGCCGGGTATACGTGACCCACAGCAGGATCAGCGTTGCCAGAAGCAACGCAACATCCAACCCACGCAAGCCAAATACGACAACGTTGCCTGTCACCACCCCGATGACGAGGACGGATGGCACGGTCAAACCAACGGTGGAAACAAAAGCGCCAAGGCAGAGGTTGACAACCCGCTGCATCTCATTGTTGAGCGCCGCCCGCAGGGTGGTCAGCGTTTCTGGTGTGAAGACAATGGCCGCGATCACCACGCCCCCGAGGGCGATAGGCAGATGCAACTCACTGACCCCGAAGTCGATGAGGGTTGCCAGGTGTTCCGCCAACATGGCGATGGCTACCAGGAGCGCGACAAGGATCAGGAACCTCGCGGCAAGTGAGTCAACTGGTGACGCTTTCGCTGGAGAGGTTTTCTCGTCAGTGCGACCGTGTCCCTTAAGAGCCACCCCACCCGTATGTGGAGCTCGAAAAAGATTCCGTCCTCGGCCAATTTGGAAGACCAGGAACACCGCGTAGCCCACGCCCACAACATTCGCCAGGATGAGGGCCGCAGCCGTTGGGAATGAGCCAGTGTAAGGGCGGAAAACGACGGGGCCGAGGAAGGTTGCCAGTGCGAGCGTGGTGATCAAGACCAGATAGATGCGGGTGCCGCCAGGATTGAACCGCTGGGGGCCGTTGCGGCGGGCCCCGATGACAATCGCGACACCGACAACCAGGTTGAGGATGATCATCATTACCGAGTAGATGGAGTCACGTGCGATCGTGGGCGCGGGACTGGGCCCAAGCATGACAGCCGCAATCAGGACCACTTCGATCACCACGACTGAGAGCGTGAGAATCAGAGACCCGTACGGCTCCCCCAGCCGCTTGGCCAGTGCGTTGGCTTCGGCGAGGACGCCAAAGGAGGCGAAGATAATCACCCCGAGGAGAGCGATA
This genomic stretch from Schaalia sp. JY-X169 harbors:
- a CDS encoding FAD-dependent oxidoreductase → MRTVVVGGVATGMSAAARLRRLDETAEIIVLEKGPYVSYANCGLPYYVGGEIEDGAALLVQTPEKLRAALNLDVRTGHEVVGVDAEAKTVMVRSGDGEDVLHYDNLILAPGAVALRPDLPGFDSEQVWHMRTVPDALEMRKRVLEGSVRQAVVLGAGFIGLEAAEALAHQGVKTTIVELAPHVLPPTEPEVAARVTSELHRLGIETVTGVAAASIEPSGDAVDVVLADGRRLPADLVVLSIGVRPATTVFEAAGLKTERGALVVDRHGRTNLPGIWAGGDAVASPDPLTGALRPVPLAGPANRAGRLIADDIARGAGTTEVQARQFAVPLGTAVVRVGKFTAAMTGANRRALDASGIDYHTVYTHPNDHAAYFPGATQIHMVVHFSKADGTLLGAQAVGENGVEKRIDVLATAMRGGLKVDDLIDLDLSYSPPYGSAKDPVNMIGYYGQNVMDGVTKLWYASEIPEVLENSLVLDVRSASEFASGHLEGALNIPHTELRARLDEVREAAGGRPVRVHCQSGVRSFLAERILVQEGFDDVRNLSGGMLTIRDAIAGGVIPEVEIIK
- a CDS encoding NAD(P)/FAD-dependent oxidoreductase, which translates into the protein MANIVVLGAGVSGHTAALHLRRMLGKEHSVTVVTPNRDWNWIPSNIWVGVGTMPQQKVLFPLAPIYKKKGINLVQAKATQIWPNGGDGVDSGFVEVESTLPEQEGRRARIPYDYLINATGPKLRFEATPGLGPDQGETVSVCTADHAVHAARELDALIERARAGQKQVAVVGTGHGTCTCEGAAFEYVFNVDDRLRKAGVRDMVRLVFLTNEAELGDFGVDGMTFVDRGFETSSELWTGSLFRERNVEAILGTAVEQIADGVITYETLDGEKHKLSFDFAMLLPPFGGVPLKAFDADGTDISEKMFAPSGFMKVDADYTPKPYEEWRAADWPKTYEAPLFPNVFAVGIAFAPPHQISRPRTTPNGTMIAPAPPRTGMPSGVMGKAVAQTIAKRIKDPNATAVSASMANMGAACVASAGTGMTQGSAAAMTMMPVVPDYVKYPTGRDIKDTRGDIGLSGHWVKLMLHYLFIYKAKANPFWFLIPE
- a CDS encoding aldo/keto reductase family oxidoreductase; this translates as MKTYILPQTDVVAPRVVSGQMRIADKSNEAIRALYDAARAGGVNYFDHADIYGNDWHQCERKFADALQLSSLERDEIILQTKCGIIRGEGYYDLSYDHIMKQVDGSLEALGTDYIDFLLLHRPDALVEPEEVARAFDDLHRSGKVRHFGVSNHTPRQIDVLKTAVKQPLAINQLQLSLTNCPIVTQGIASNMARESQSVVIDGGGVLDYCRANQITVQAWSPFQARFFDGTFLGNPQFAPLNKVIARLAKSYGVAEEAIVASWITRHPAKMQVVLGTTTPDRLRAVADGTVELTRKEWYGLFRAADHIVP
- a CDS encoding glutamate-5-semialdehyde dehydrogenase, encoding MTFPTSETFSTAHESSSAEAGVVDIARRAKVAARSLATASTDTKNRALEAVADALLVNQQRILTANQADVDREREAGLDEGLLDRLALDEGRLRGIAGALRDLATLPDPVGEVVRGSTLPNGIRLRQLRVPMGVVGMIYEARPNVTVDAAGIALKSGNAVILRGGSAALESNTALVDVIAAALVQQGLPADLVQSIDRYGRAGAVALMRARGLVDVLVPRGGANLIQTVVREASVPVIETGVGNCHVYVDAQVDEDQALAIAINSKTHRISVCNATETILVNEVVAPSFLPRLLVALAEGGVTIHGDAHTQALAPSGVDVLTATDEDWATEYLSMDVAVRVVPDLDSALEHIRLWSSGHTDAICTTSLLSSERFTAEVDSAVVNVNASTRFTDGGEFGLGAEIGISTQKLHARGPMGLAELTTTKWIVVGDGHIRQ
- the proB gene encoding glutamate 5-kinase, with translation MEAAENGGTPRAATLSRSDIPGAQRLVIKVGSSSLTRPDGHLDLGAVGRLTKTIAAARGRGQEVVLVSSGAQAAAMGPLGLKCKPRTLSGAQAAASVGQGLLIAEYTRQFAELGYIVGQVLLTAEDVLRRTNYKNARRALDTLLSLGVIPIVNENDTVATDEIRFGDNDKLAALTAHLVHADALVLLTDVDALYDKNPRLPDAARVRSIRSFSEAERLDVGTRGTAFGTGGMITKIQAAAMSMSSGVPVLLTSAQNAGAALAGEEVGTWFEATASRLPARQLWLAYAADIRGQILVDEGAARAVADRNASLLPAGVVGSEGEFIAGDAVEIVAPDGAIVARGLAGFSSPRIPQIAGLSMAGVEETLGERYAHEVVHRDELVVMARHRRVR
- a CDS encoding alpha-amylase family protein yields the protein MRSEANVNWVDNTIWWHLYPLGFVGAPIRDQGGDEGESHRLLQVIDWLDYATQLGVSGILFGPLFLSSSHGYDTLDQFTIDPRLGTEEDFDLLLAECKKRGLRVLLDGVFSHVGSQNPQVLAALAEGPDSPDADLFDIDWDASGGPQPRVFEGHGSLVRLNHASPAAQTYVSEVINHWLGKGIDGWRLDAAYSVAPWFWAKILPAAREAYPDAWFLGEVIHGDYVEFVEESTVDSVTQYELWKAIWSSILDENFFELDWGLKRHNDFLEHFVPNTFVGNHDVTRIASTLGANGAVIAFAILMTVGGIPSVYYGDEQGFTGIKEENVAGDDAIRPRMPETPDGLLGFGKATLESHKALIALRRRNPWLVRATTEPVLVEHTRYVYRTISEDGRRHIETAISLEGAGSVVIRDQDGVILWGKPTI
- a CDS encoding calcium:proton antiporter codes for the protein MRTDRGVFRLLRLLTAWLAVGLFQLFHVDPTSTPVGLVIVGFIALLGVIIFASFGVLAEANALAKRLGEPYGSLILTLSVVVIEVVLIAAVMLGPSPAPTIARDSIYSVMMIILNLVVGVAIVIGARRNGPQRFNPGGTRIYLVLITTLALATFLGPVVFRPYTGSFPTAAALILANVVGVGYAVFLVFQIGRGRNLFRAPHTGGVALKGHGRTDEKTSPAKASPVDSLAARFLILVALLVAIAMLAEHLATLIDFGVSELHLPIALGGVVIAAIVFTPETLTTLRAALNNEMQRVVNLCLGAFVSTVGLTVPSVLVIGVVTGNVVVFGLRGLDVALLLATLILLWVTYTRRRTTVPLGVAHLVLFAGFAGSVFIA